The window CCTGACCTGCTTCACACCGACGGGACTGTGGGCATCTTGAAAGCCCTCGCAGACCCCATGCGCCTCAAAATTTTGGGGTTCATTGCCCATCCACCGAAAGACAACTGCTGTGGCCCAGAGATTTGCGCCTGCGACCTCGAAGGCTACACCGGACTCACCCAGCCCACCGTCAGCCACCACATGAAAGTCCTCACCCAGGCCGGACTGGTGTGCAGCCAGAAACAGGGCCGCTGGATGTACTACACCGTCAACACCCACGTCCTGGAGTCTGCCATCCACCTCCTCCAGCACCTCAAACCCTGCCATGCGGAGTGACCCATGAAAAACTTTTACGGCTGGCGCATCGTTTACACCCTGGCCATCACC of the Deinococcus misasensis DSM 22328 genome contains:
- a CDS encoding ArsR/SmtB family transcription factor, with amino-acid sequence MATPIPLESAPPDLLHTDGTVGILKALADPMRLKILGFIAHPPKDNCCGPEICACDLEGYTGLTQPTVSHHMKVLTQAGLVCSQKQGRWMYYTVNTHVLESAIHLLQHLKPCHAE